A stretch of the Uranotaenia lowii strain MFRU-FL chromosome 3, ASM2978415v1, whole genome shotgun sequence genome encodes the following:
- the LOC129755389 gene encoding UDP-N-acetylglucosamine transferase subunit ALG14 homolog has protein sequence MTLLQFFLLLLGLVLVRLVYLLITIRRNSNANNVASFTGTKRKGPVRTMIVMGSGGHTAEMLQIVERLDFTKYSPREYVIAAADKTSVVKVIDQEVQREPDLAKQAYRIVTITRSRHVQQSYFTSIFTTLSAVLNSIPVVLKSRPELILTNGPGTCVPICLIAFLARLFFINNNCKIVFVESFCRVRSLSLSGQILLWITDLFVVQWPGLIEKGAGRKVEYFGRLSS, from the coding sequence ATGACCctgcttcaattttttctgCTCCTGTTGGGTCTGGTGCTGGTACGATTGGTTTATCTTTTGATTACAATAAGGCGTAATTCGAACGCAAACAATGTGGCCTCCTTCACGGGAACAAAGAGGAAAGGTCCGGTCCGTACGATGATCGTTATGGGCTCAGGAGGTCATACGGCTGAAATGCTGCAAATTGTCGAGCGCTTGGATTTTACCAAATATTCGCCCCGAGAGTACGTGATTGCAGCAGCTGACAAGACCAGTGTAGTCAAAGTGATAGACCAGGAAGTTCAACGGGAACCTGATTTGGCTAAACAAGCTTATAGGATTGTAACCATCACCCGCAGCCGTCACGTCCAGCAAAGCTACTTCACCTCAATCTTTACTACACTTAGCGCAGTACTGAATAGCATTCCTGTGGTGCTTAAATCGCGTCCTGAGCTGATTTTAACTAACGGTCCAGGAACGTGCGTTCCAATTTGTCTTATTGCCTTTTTGGCTCGactttttttcatcaacaacAACTGCAAAATCGTGTTCGTCGAAAGCTTCTGTCGGGTCCGAAGCCTATCGCTCAGTGGACAAATTCTACTCTGGATTACCGATTTATTCGTGGTGCAATGGCCTGGGTTAATCGAAAAGGGTGCCGGAAGAAAAGTCGAATATTTTGGACGATTATCGTCCTGA